GACGTGATCAAGTGAAGCAAGTCCAGATCAAAACAGAACCCCTCTAGGCTTGTACGTTCCACACTAGACATGCTGGCTGCATCACTTAATCCCTGATGCATCCATCActctggactcgtcagaccaatgACCCTTTTTTTTCCATTGCCCCAGAGTCCAGTCAAAGTGAAGCATTTTTGCCTCACTAAAAAGTGGCTCCATGCTGTAGTTCTTCTCTTCATGTGTGCTTATTGAAATGTTCTGACATTCACTAGCAGTTTGTCTTGCTTGGTGCAGACCACTAATTACTGTAGAGCTGCTTGTTGCATTAGTTAGTAATGCAATGTCCGACAATAACCATTGCAGTAATCATCCAGCCTTTTaggactttttgttttgtttaaatccAGGTCTTTCCGGTAAGGCCTAAAATATGAGACATATTTTTTGTCTCAAAAGGATTTTCCGTTTGTGTTTATGGTGCAGTGAGGTATGACAGACTTTCAGGGACTCCCTCAACTAAATTTAGCCTTGTGTCTGGGGTCAAAGCTGCGGGTGAGTgcaaaaaaatgcaaatgtggaCGTTTTTTAAATCATATATTTACCGGTGATGTATTGACTCTTACATGAAACACCATAAGTGTTTGCAATGGTTTGTCAGTTGTTGTGAATCTCCATAATTACAGATTTTTATCATATATTCAGCATGAAATGTCAAGTGTTTGGAACAGATGTGTTGTTGTCATTTGCGATTGTACACTTGtagtttttgttatatatatttatgtggacATTATGTTAGTCAAGCTACTGTTAACATAGAGCCACTGTGTTAACCGGCAATTCTTCATTAATGAAGCAAACAAAAGACGCCGATGTTCACAAGAGGGTTTATAAAATGGCTTCAAATACATGAGCATGGCAGGGTTCTCCCCTGACTGCATGACTGTCTCCCTTTCATGCATGCATCTTATCTGCATGCAATAAAGTGTTTTTCTGCATCTTTTTCATAGTTACGTTGTTTCTAACACATTCTAGTGTGTGTCTATTCTGTTGCACATTGTTGTTCTTTTCAACCATGTAGTTTTCTCTTGACCTGTCCACGATTTAGGACAGGTAAGCTAGGCAGGGcacctgtacacacacacacatgctggtATGACTGTTGTGTGGACTGCTTAATGTTAGTTTAGCCAAGCGTAATTGTAAGGGCGTAGATGTAACGGCACACCTGAAGGGCATTCAGTTGTTTCTTTGTTTGCTTGGTTGCAAGCCTCCTTTCTTGGTCAGGGATTTTTCTTTAAACTTCCATATTTTTCCGCGTGAATACCCTCTCCAACCCTCCTCCAGtttcagaagaagaagaaaaaaaaacacttgtgtTCTTTTACATTTTCAATACTTTGCCTTTACTTCcaacttccttccttcctcccttccTTTCTTCTCTCCTTTCCTTTCCTCCACCCCGACCGCCCCTCCCTCCGTTCCCCCCCTTTTTCTAGCAGCCGCCCCCACCAGAGGATGTGCCCCCGCGGCCCAAATCTGGTAACGTTCAGCAAAGGCTGCAAACACTGCGGATCGCTACGCGCTTTTACTGCGCCATGAAACACGTAAGAGATGTAAGACAACCAGGGCTCATATACCAGGCATGATCTATCTAACCAGTTATTATTGTACGGCTTTCTTCTCCAGGATGCACTGttgtttaaagaacattactttgCACACTTTTCATCAACTTTTGTCCAATTTCTCAGccagatttttttcaaaatggttaAAGTGTAAACCTTTGCCGCCCTCTCAGTAAAGTGCATTTCTTGAGTCAGAAATGCAGAGAGTCATAGAGACGACACTAGGATGGAGAGAATGAGATTTACGGCTCCTTGCCTCACTGCTGGCAAACCGCTTCATTTTGTAGTGGGAGGGTAAGGGGGGTTGGCACCCAGACAAGTATTTGCCTTAGGTAGTTAAAAGGCAATTCAAGTGATGACTCTGaatagacacttttttttttctaaatacggCATGTGCTCATCATCTGAAGAAGCTCCGCTTGGCATTCTGTCCTCTACTACCTCCTCGTTTACTGACAGCATCTTTCGTTTACTAGCTCCCCAGTTTGAAGGAACATATAAATGTGCTGTAACACAGTTGTACAGTTACTAATAGTTACGCTAACTCGGGAGATGTTGTGGTACTTAATGGCACACAATTGCATTTAAGATCATCTGTTACATGATTAAACCCTTCATAAAACATGTTAACTGTACAGTCCCTCCAGGAATTCGTGACATCACGCACGTCAACTGTCTAATAAAAACTTATGTTTTCcttgtgtagacgaagcaggaTCCAcagcatgtaacaatatatcaactctttattgctcaaaagGCACAATTGTCCTCTTGCATAGCTCAGAGATACTTCCAATgttgtatataaacatttacttcctagtttacatattatatatttattcaacCTTTATTCACCATCGTAAGACAATTAAACATATTTTCATTCCCAATGCTGACCTAACAGAGAGgctttacatgttagagatggtgaagtgtgatgataacctctCATCGTCATTTACCAAGAAAAAATTGTGCTAGAGCTCACTCTCAACAGTTCGCAAATGCTCTTCACATGCAAGAGTATTTGTGTTTAACATACAGGTAATTGactgtttaagatggacaaacactttttaaGCGTAAAATAaacacggagaatgtctgcaacttgtggacaacaTTAAGGAAGCCTGTTGTGGTGTTTCTTTTTAATTTACAAttaattattactaatatttaaaacagtacagtaatttgacaatgagctctgagtatgtacttttactgccatctatacTTTCAAGGCTGTGTggaataaaacaagtaaaacatcattaTCATtgtgttttccaatttttgttaaAATCCAGTTCTTTTTGGATTACAAAGTTAcaaagaacacttaaaacattgataaatGCTACAAATTgatacaattttatttaaaaaaaaggctttaaatcatcgcaactttaaaaaaaaaaaagcttccgcAAGTTCAGGCATTTTAGACTGCAACAATCGCAGAAAAGTCCCGTGAAATCCTGGAGGGATAACTACCGGTAATGTTAACAAATCCTTACTGGTGTAGTTCTTCCTATTTTTTGGGTTCAAACAAATGGCATTTTAAAAGCAGTGACTATGTGTAATACAATAGTTAGCCACAAAAACGTTTACCTTAGCTGTGGCATCAAGAAATGTGTTTCTGCTGTAAATCTGATGATTTCTTGATCTTCTACGGTATTGCCATGGCTCCGTAACATTAGCAACGATCTTACGGCCAAAAAAATCACGAAAAAAATACTCCTTGGATGCTTACTGAGCTGAGTTTTTTCATGTGATTTGCTGAGATCTCGTAACGTGCATCTTCTACTTCAACTATCAACCTaacttttattgcatatttaaggtCCATGTCTGTTTATATGTGCTCAAATGTCCTCTTTTGTCCGGTGTTTTATGTGTTCCATCTGTGTAAAGGTGTAatctataaatgtgtgtatgtatgtctgtcTGTATGATGTCTGAGCTACCGCTACAATTGTGTTGCTGCTCTTCTGCTGCCATAGAAACGCTGTTGTAGCCAAACTGCTGTTGTTGCCACCCTTGTTACCTCATTTCCTGCTAAATATTGGACCCCCATTCTCACGAAAACACCTCTTCCACTTACAGGCTCCTGGCAGGATTGCAGTAGCTTGTCCCCAATTAACAGTATTCCCATTTTTAGACACCTAAATAGTTATTTATTTTAGAGTGCAGCTAGCAAATACGTTTCTTGTCTTTGATTCCAACATTTTTTCAACAGTGTATGGATCTAACAGATgcattaaaaatgtgtaaaatcaaAACAATATCGCTAAATGAATACAGCAGATCCCAGCCTATTTACAGAAAGGCATTTGCTTTACCGCATAACATGAATACAATAATACCTCGTTTTTTGTTAGGAAGACCAAATCGTACAAAAATGATTTCCCCTTAATAATGTAAAACCAATAAATCTATTCCAGACACCCACGACtacaaacacaaaacacattttaaagagaATAATTAGTTTTAcataaagaaaacaatgtgaaatacattcCATGGAATGTTATGCGGGGAGTTTGTTGCGCACAATGTTTTGCCGCCCTTTAACCAAGACTGTATGCGAACACAAGGGGAAATTGTCTGtgaaaattgaatcctgtctttaCAGTATTACATTTTCTAAGATAATTGTGGGGTGCACGTGCCACTGTACAATTCTTTATACTGTACGCCTGTACAGTCATTGCACATTTATCGGGATAAGTACATTTCCCCGAAGcaggattttttattttcaaatctaatattttgttgttttaatgatgttaaatgaTTTTCCACTAAATATAATCACTGAACAATGTTCAATGTTTTTCCCATTAATTTGTTTTGAAACAAACATGCACCAAATTAAAATTAAAGTTTGATTAAGAAAAGTATAAATACATCTCAAATCCAGATAAAAGTTTGCTTAGTGTCCGTATTTAGCCTGTTTTagggcagggctattcaactggcggcccgaggAACAAATttggttcaaaacttgggagacaaacatttttgcagcaaattcctaaaaacactacagTGCACCTGTTGGATAGAGCACGTGTTCTTAACCTGTTTGACTTCAGGGGCCAACTTTTCTACTACAGAGGAgcccagggcccactcaaatattaacactgaataagtaatcttactcttgtttttaatcatattcaataattgtatCACCAATGTACAGTttgacaggataaaccttgtcaaatgatatgaaaccatgttttattctcaaagattattatcaaggctgaggtcaggctgattacaaaaataaatactaatccaaTATACTACAAAAGAAGGGGCTCATAAAACTGATgacaaatgtacatacaattccAGAGTGCGAAAATAAAATTATAACCtaagaaataataatatatatttttcttaaataaactgttatccatccattttctaccgcttgtcccttttggggtcacgggggtaaATAAACTGTTAATAACGTTTAAATGAAAAtggaaatacagcttcaccaattaattcataattttgcacttctctatgacttaagctcctgacttcttctgtttaattgatattgtcattactgcttggtggaaacgtgtattacaactgagtacccctgcagcccatacggaccacagccgagaaacatatattttttggctGACCTCCAgggggccctatggttaagaaacactggtagaGAGGAACTTGGACAACTGTTAAAACATTGGAAGATGCtagcattttaaccttgctagcaaacaacaCTGGAGTCCAAAGTTGTGATTTACGTAACAGAAGCCTTACTCAAGTTAAGTCCTCTCCATTTTGGCAGTAACACATGTTTGTGTTGCTGTATAGCTTGTTTACTTTGACTGCAGTCATTAGTTAAACTTCTTTAGTTatgctagtggtgttcctcaaggttccatttaaggtcttctctttttcatcatttgggctatttaaCTAGTGGCCACAAGTTCAGTTAATAAAacatgtgagagactcacatttttgcagcagattcctaaaaagactaaagtgctgtcatagagatgatattTGGCTAGCTTtttgcaaaaggtccttaaaaacaggagAGCGCTCCTttaactgacaaaataaatagaccaaaatctaaTGTCTACTGTATAGGATGCTGGTTCTACAGAAGTTACAAAATAAGACGAATAGTAaaaaactttatttgtttttttcactaTCTTGGGGAGAGGTCGAGGAACGCAAGCCTTAGAAATAGCGGGGATCTACTGCATATCTGTTTGAGGtcatagtttaaaaaataaaatgtggtgTTTTGAGAATACTGCATCAGATGGATCTGTACATTCCTATGCGCATGCTGCATGCACTGCATAAATCAATGTAGCTTAAAACGAGGTCAGCCTTGGGTTGGATAGGACTGTCTGTGCTTCTGCTGGACAGGCAGACCTATCTTACAAACCACTGACAGTAGTGCTACCAGGTGTTTCAACATGCTCCATCTTTGCACTTCTTGTTACCATTCAAAGAGAAATGCACATGTTGAAATACCCGTTTTCAAAACTATGATATTGTGATGTTGTAAAACACTGGGGAAAACACAAGAATACTGATGTTTCTGTCACTAAACTGGTTATTTAAAATATCCTGACGTATGTTGAAAATTACACTTTTCATAGCAGCAGCATTCTGCCATGTTTTCGCCCAGTTCTGCTGCATGCATCCATGAATTAAAGTGTATTTTTCTAATTGTTGTCACGCTAATCCCCCGTGCTGCGACGGTTAGGCTAAGGAGCTGCCGACCTACAAGGACAATGACTTCATCAATGACGGTCAAAAGATCTGCATCGATGACGAGAACAAGAAAATGTTTCTTGAAAAGCTCAGGAAAGATGTGGAGGTATGTCTGTCCATGTCTTGCACGATTAGCTCCTGTTTTGAGGACATTGTGTTTTCTTTTTAATGACTACATACTTTCTGATCCCTCCATCCTTAATCCCCTGATGCCTCGCTTGCTCCACCTTCCCCAGTTCCTGGCACAGCTAAAGCTCATGGACTACAGCCTGCTAGTCGGGATTCACGACGTTGAGCGAGCCGAGCAGGAGGAGGTGGAGAGCGAGGACAACGAGGCGGAGGAGGAGGGCGGGGAGAGCGACGGGGGAGTCATCGGGACTCCCCCTGACAGTCCCAGCAACACCCTGGACAGCACTAAGCCCCTGTCGCCGGGAGAGTTTGATCCCACCATTGATGTCTATGCCATCAAAAGCAGCGACAGTGAGTGTCCCTGTGCTCTCCTCTCCCACAGTGCtggtagagctccccctggtggacACTGTGTACTGATAAGGAATGGTTTTGTCCTGCAGCGGCTCCCAGGAAAGAAGTTTACTTCATGGCCATCATAGACATCCTGCAACATTACGATGCCAAGAAGAAGGCTGCCCATGCCGCAAAGACAGTTAAACATGGCGTAAGACAGTTTTTTTGTAACACAGCACCAATGTTTCCAAAACATCCAACAATATTAGTATCAACGAGCTTCTATTTTCAAGTTGTTTAGCTCATTATTTCTCAACCTTTTTGTTGcacatattttactttttttttatgtgctgtattttttctgttgagtatggcacccactaaatttttagaAGGAAAACTAGctttacatatattagctgcaccagactttaagccacagatatatatgttgcgaaatgagatatttacacagaaagattttgtaaatattaatttaCTGACTGTCACACTAATTCACTAATATTCATTTACCTACCtggattgtttccaaacggtgcctgtaacacagcagtaaaatggaagtcatcatcatggagctagctctccaatcagctaaaacagactcaataactccacggtgacgttttggtgaatttactaaggaatttgtgaaactgaaacaatacaaaatgaatGCCATAGACACTCGAAAATGCCAACAGCGCTCGctcgattacattacgatagcacgtacaaatatacatgaaaacactcctacagacatcacacatgggacggttccgtaagtataaatagtttttgttgtattgtaaaactaacaaacgttacttggagtgatgaatgaagattccatacgagtagaaacgctatggactaaaagacggaacggcacttgtacttctgaTTGAAAGCTCTAAACAGATAGGCATCCCAGgcccctgcagtgagcaaactcgtccaaaagatggcgcaataacaaaaacaacacaccttttcagtgtttttGCTTCTTTGTATTGTTTTGACCGGTACTTGCATTATGATTGTCCGCAAAAAATAATCCAACAATTAacagcaccgttttataagccgcaggtttcaaagctTAGAAAAAAGAAGCGCCTTACAGTCCACAACTTAAGGTAGCTACAATGCAGTCCTGTCACGATACGTCGCTAGCATTTCGCTGCTTTTGGGGGGATTGTTGTGCCAGATTTTTTCAGAAATTTACGGCAGAAGATGCAATGCTTTGATTTGAGGcttattttgttttctttacaattaagtcaacttgtgatttttcaaatttattatcaatgttttaagtgttccttttAACCCTAAACTTAAAAGcacataatttcaacaaaaacatgtaaacaaatactatattgatgttttactcgttttataccacagCCTAAAAAGTAGACACCGGGCAGCAGTAAACGCACATACTcggagctcattgtcaaatttctgtattgttttaattatacctaataatggtaataattaattataattacagaaataaacaccaccaaaggcttaATTTTTATTTGCTGTCTCCTCTGTTGTCCACAACTGTattttacgcttgaaaagtgtttgcccatcttaaatatgtatttatgttccaacacatttaccacATTTAAAAGCATTTGAGAAATGTTGAGAGCGATCTATAGCACTAATTCTTGTTGTTAATTGAAAGACAATGAGAGATTATCACACAACATCTTTAagatgtaaatgctgcctctttgataTATCAGAATTGCTAATACATGTAAACTAGCAATTGTTTATATActgcattacccagaaggcttagcaatGTAGACAGAAACAATAAGTAGGTCTGCACTGCAAAAAAGACCTGACAGAATATACGATAAAAAAGACTAGACTTTAgggaaaaaatactaaaaactaatgaAATTGTCTGTCCAGgcagctagttaattttacttgataagacatcctaaattgaGATTTGTATATTcataaataagtattttattctgaaaacagttACTTGCatttcttaaattaagcattatCGGGATGttgcagcacggtggcacaggcaCTAGTGTGTGTGCcttacaataagaaggtcctgggtctttccgtgtggagtttgcatgttctcccccggcttcctcccacctccaaagacatgcccctcgggataggttgattggcaacactaaattagccctagtgtgtgaatgtgagtgggaatgttgtctatctgtgttggccctgcaatgaggtggcgacttgtccagggtgtaccccgccttctgcctgagtgcagctgggataagctccagtcacccccgccaccctgagagggacaagcggtagaaaatggatggatggatggaaatccaaaatatcttatttgaataccGGTAGTTACTTTTTCAATTTTAAAATTCTAAAACCACAATATACAAAAATAatcattcatgctaaaattaagattatgatgtaaagtcaatgactaaaaataagtaataagCCCTTCAAACTGTAGGaacatttctagaaataaaatTAGTGGCAAATAATTAGCATAGACCTGCGCCAGAGGATGAGAATTGTGTTGTTTGATCAATAAAGACACGCTGTAGTTGTCCCTGCTTCATCTACGCAAGAGACAAACATACATTTTGATCACACAGTCAAAGTGTGAGTTTGAGCGATGCTCAGAAACCAATTGAATTGGTGAAAATGATGCCGGTTGTCCAAAATGTGCAGGAAAGCTGCAGACATTAAATTTGTGAGGCCTCACATAGTTTGCACAAATTGGTTAAATTTGGGTGAATTGGCACCAAAGCGACATTGCAAAATTCTGTGGGTACTGATTGGTAAACAGGTACATTATTTCTACTAGATAAATGACACTTTTCTGATCAATTAAGTAAAATATTATCATTTGAGCACCTGATAGCCTCTTATAATTGACAATACAAACACGATAAATCATGTTATTCAATTTTTCTCTCTCTGCAGGCCGGAGCGGAGATCTCCACCGTGAACCCAGAGCAGTACTCCAAGAGGTTTTACGACTTCATCAACACTATTTTGTCATAGCCCCCACGAGCACCGGGAGACGCGCAGCTTCGAAGGGAAGGGAGAGAGAAGCGCAATGGGTTTTAGGGCGGAGGAAGGAAATTGTGAGGGAATTAAGGTGCTGCCATGACCTTGCCCGTTTTCCTCCCCCCGTCTCTGTTGGGCCTTGCCCTCTCTAACAGTGTGGGTGCCACGCGCCGCAGCAGCTAAAAACATTGTTCGTTTACAGTTAACCTCTCCTTTTTATGAGTTGTATTTGTTTCTATGGACGTTTTTGTGGAAATGTGGCTTTTTATTTGTTTTGCGCCTCGCACGTCATTCTGGGTGTTTTTACGTCAGACTCGTCCTATACAGGGCTGGAGGTGGAGTGTGAGTCTGGACTGATGGGCGAGGGGGTTAAAAGCAGCGCGATGCTGCATTTTAGAAAGTAAGCAACAGTCTTCCAAACGGTGCTCGGCAAGAACCAACATTGACGCACCACCACCTCAGCCCAGCTTTTTGTTCTTCTTGCCGCTCGCTACGCATGTTGTCCTTTACCGTTTTTTTTTGCGGACTGAGTAAGTACAACTAAGGGAAGTATCTTTCAAGTCCTCTGACAGGGAGTAAGTCGTGAAAAAGTAACTTTGGGTCTAGATTCTTTTCGGGAGTCATCTGCAACCCTGAACAGGCTCTTTGCCATCAGCAccttaaaacaaaacaacaacaaaatcttGCACTTTTATT
This genomic interval from Nerophis lumbriciformis linkage group LG07, RoL_Nlum_v2.1, whole genome shotgun sequence contains the following:
- the pip4k2aa gene encoding phosphatidylinositol 5-phosphate 4-kinase type-2 alpha isoform X6, giving the protein MASASSIAASIASKTKTKKKHFVAQKVKLFRASDPLLSVVMWGVNHSINELSHVQIPIMLMPDDFKAYSKIKVDNHLFNKENMPSHFKFKEYCPLVFRNLRERFGIDDQDFLFIVECHGNTLLPQFLGMYRLTVDGDATYMIVTRNVFSHRLSVFKKYDLKGSTVAREASDKEKQPPPPEDVPPRPKSGNVQQRLQTLRIATRFYCAMKHVRDAKELPTYKDNDFINDGQKICIDDENKKMFLEKLRKDVEFLAQLKLMDYSLLVGIHDVERAEQEEVESEDNEAEEEGGESDGGVIGTPPDSPSNTLDSTKPLSPGEFDPTIDVYAIKSSDTAPRKEVYFMAIIDILQHYDAKKKAAHAAKTVKHGAGAEISTVNPEQYSKRFYDFINTILS
- the pip4k2aa gene encoding phosphatidylinositol 5-phosphate 4-kinase type-2 alpha isoform X7, which translates into the protein MASASSIAASIASKTKTKKKHFVAQKVKLFRASDPLLSVVMWGVNHSINELSHVQIPIMLMPDDFKAYSKIKVDNHLFNKENMPSHFKFKEYCPLVFRNLRERFGIDDQDFLFIVECHGNTLLPQFLGMYRLTVDGDATYMIVTRNVFSHRLSVFKKYDLKGSTVAREASDKEKAKELPTYKDNDFINDGQKICIDDENKKMFLEKLRKDVEFLAQLKLMDYSLLVGIHDVERAEQEEVESEDNEAEEEGGESDGGVIGTPPDSPSNTLDSTKPLSPGEFDPTIDVYAIKSSDTAPRKEVYFMAIIDILQHYDAKKKAAHAAKTVKHGAGAEISTVNPEQYSKRFYDFINTILS